One region of Cellvibrio zantedeschiae genomic DNA includes:
- a CDS encoding XrtA system polysaccharide deacetylase: protein MTQSKITHAMTVDVEDYFHVAAFNKVIDQASWDQWPCRVEANTHKLLQLFADANIKITFFILGWVAERYPELVKTIRSQGHEIASHGYSHQLIYKQDQKVFRDETAKSKHILEDLGQAPVVGYRAASYSITRKSLWALDTLAELGFTWDSSIFPTRHDNYGIPGSPEEPYKIITTNGAVLTEFPLTTAKVFGQSVPAAGGGYFRQYPYALSRWLFERASLNQTKPQIFYLHPWEIDPDQPRVPNASWFSNFRHYTNLKRCLPRLERMIDDFEFGTISQSLGSVSISKTIKLNDLLEDINP, encoded by the coding sequence ATGACTCAAAGCAAAATCACCCACGCCATGACTGTCGACGTAGAAGACTACTTCCATGTCGCAGCATTCAATAAAGTTATCGATCAAGCAAGCTGGGATCAATGGCCGTGCCGGGTAGAAGCCAATACTCACAAGTTGCTTCAACTTTTTGCAGATGCAAATATCAAAATCACTTTCTTTATTTTGGGCTGGGTTGCAGAACGTTATCCTGAGTTAGTGAAAACCATTCGCTCCCAAGGCCATGAAATTGCTTCGCATGGCTACAGCCATCAATTGATCTACAAGCAAGATCAAAAAGTTTTTCGCGATGAAACGGCCAAATCCAAACACATTCTGGAGGATTTAGGGCAAGCCCCGGTTGTTGGCTATCGCGCCGCCAGTTATTCGATTACTCGTAAATCTTTGTGGGCTTTGGATACTTTGGCAGAACTTGGTTTCACTTGGGATTCCAGTATTTTTCCAACGCGCCACGATAACTACGGCATTCCTGGCAGCCCGGAAGAGCCTTACAAAATTATCACCACAAACGGCGCCGTGCTCACCGAGTTCCCGCTCACGACTGCAAAAGTATTTGGACAATCTGTACCGGCAGCGGGCGGCGGATATTTTCGCCAATACCCTTACGCGTTGTCGCGTTGGTTATTTGAGCGCGCAAGCCTCAACCAAACGAAACCGCAGATTTTCTATTTGCACCCATGGGAAATTGACCCCGACCAACCGCGTGTGCCAAATGCCAGCTGGTTCAGCAATTTCCGCCACTACACCAACCTCAAGCGTTGCCTGCCCCGCTTAGAACGCATGATTGATGATTTTGAGTTCGGAACAATCAGTCAAAGCCTGGGGTCAGTGTCGATTTCGAAAACGATTAAGCTGAATGATTTATTGGAAGATATTAATCCATAG